Proteins encoded in a region of the Labrus bergylta chromosome 9, fLabBer1.1, whole genome shotgun sequence genome:
- the si:ch73-43g23.1 gene encoding serine-rich adhesin for platelets translates to MDSWTLQGDSYSFLRTAPRTLSLCHRDGTPNHVEIFDIINVPNQSSVISETTCLCDIFGDDCEPPSLSSNPAVVPLVPPQREVEGTAAASPLVDDLNDSSGSYHTAHGSSEGEEGFEDSGERIYSPTLQSESLQKTETEGPGLNSGYPEVSVDSNPNLEPKSQSPLPKLSAVSPSSEVLTNGERTPPPGHNSSFTLSPVGSTSSSSSPSIENRYSTSQQNPRQVYSEDELSRITRSLNNPSYQCLSSSSSPLPINCVNLSSESSNPQSLAEVTVALVSPEPQSNYFSQNRSLLSEPSEPTFKDLSPDLSESDLKSSATISSPLPSFSGTELSPVSRASSAQSPEREGSYSPDTQASSPFPELRRRISLPDLFSRGSTPDREASSQTPELIPNPPTAGRDTTTECQDTRLFTEPISTVSTPAPQYTPPSPIISTATYPDLVESSVSSGVRNTASSPCLIGVISPTKTGSRSPSPGPSHRIRHLSTPSEIETKVSSPIISYSLSPSPEVTYNCSPIELRHTGPSPEIKITASSPEFSRRERSSESKSTSASPLQESYFGSASLRSLTSSPHITGISYSVIQPEDRDSPLFPELQRLSTPEPDRTLVSPEASLTTSRNSLLSSIAEPTGTPEDSPHISGFSSSVLQPEVTQQHRYQTSSPKHSTSSPEARFQTPSPDKYQSLSPRVRSRDPSPVAPSPELKYHQLSPANLSTVNNPHYKQPTSPLKNIPDVEENSSSADSREILYTTHSEKESVSPFFALNSGEKSVVAENKSRSPVVAVHSPESISPFLAEGKIDSLPKHQSSEREETPPLSEVKQTISQKEEIYNLPIGIRSPSPNLIISQGGTPNISVVHSAASNSPLQGLEIPQPTFTTLNSESISSFKSACTPEHTRKQISNRVKRENKLRLTEDMAHHEYRRRTPSPPLTRFTPVHILAPEKPYRHWQNRSCSPSQAVTSSNSGNLKKVVTKRESPNVAPIDNNSQAHWVRLGAPLEMEKQIQLEEDREVVRERLKDREMDRERKREEQVLEKGKGWQWDASYRGEQAELSFNARNRKGPATRRTAPTSREIRQGLPTVQSYSESLLATRRQQQHSLLSSQQDPRSVGPSRRIQPSALQSKKTTPGRVASNRPGRSSSSSMGSELDEADNEVKWLTDVAFSSLSSPDIDYLDMYNSSHRSSTNISQPSTQESPAGVNAAWLAYADFRGSAQKLDNDELSFQEPYTYFSDGLDPLRRNELGSFECVDVAVEREDSRKARRGVPKRQIQLKRKNNAEGKQDESSENSSPGVPIMTESPSLESHSSETCMRQHITPAAMQECYPSECSPEPNQQHERNSKLQKSASLDESCSKTKLATCLIKSVLSKKMQSVDEQPDELVGEDISPSFEENSPPTETVASSLKESPKPTLSSSLQSDFSISSEILSVKGEPKIKDEAKTTKSFGEISSIRTSSSCSSRSVIFSQSESEDADSESRNATSRCESKSEVKVNSKHSRTAVLNDSKTWDEKESGESANATARNTVASSVTRATSMQARMTNRDQECENTEDHKQLQQGDKGAYTSNTQAITLKAMEKKKASLNVCLTPEADDRPRGPSPDKSSQKKEERKEAGVDDKVEEENDSNQVKVPIHKVRDVRRLVKNTYNLSFKATGPIVPSTANEEKMQHFNQEKMDRVKEERMEKVESEPERREDREEEFRLQRKMEHKEEVKDSTLSLPLQRRRNPLSRPQPMQIEYRAVCSKDEKNKISCNKKDSGSLDDKSQATPKLPMEVSRESQMSSNENTQNYSRRDTATLTPCQDDQNMASVRQETVTIMDKVTANEDKPVRTDRKPPMLGSLPRQPSKEREVSTAVVLIRDGSSKTKASATSVHEDISTKSQAPAASPSPGPATPSSTPGHSVSMLLKEKGYQADIGAVVGDKENAAGGKGVPHKHVNCLEIPLQAPSSSDEGQIQYHRERTFSSSSNMSGPSAASENADSLTKTTEDEGVSMKPTVKDAAKQKSASLLLSMHEQTRHPTKQKELGDFEAVKRLDPTFPPRSPAIRRVRPHTIEVKSLSKDTQKQDMSTNPTGNNRPQTIEVKSIAKNSQKPVVPPKPSCKFKPADFGAIPNDAERPSATTSNVKPQGEDRPQTIVVSSPTIYRKISNEATSTSHSTRKLAVSAVSSIKPPPCKTTATTITNLSNQSSASSETDASTDRDQLPRAPPQSSSYTQRATTLVAQTSSTDPGLTSDPEAVSDPHANQVPAPVPAGANQQNQPAVVDQDIQPPQPRTAHAHEQAMPVASSNTKQLTPFSTTQVPGYTHQTYRRSLSHERAHRTEEMHFYASDDPPSYDDRESFSPLMLPDLTTRRTNRYQPSTRPPPCSCTAGCPSHPGLTPPHRSPHNLTPPAPTHSPGQALPYPVAQPPLRSHQCRPDPQPMTYQPGSPKSSPLGPCQPPVMYQPLHHPPPCPPHPSLMHACPAERTLQPSQHIDPRRAPVHRSPQQQPPGMAGAPYSDPVHGHSPGLPPMDPQYLCGPQSLGPSYGSDYGGDSSSLYSESTYGQAPRRVLLDPETGKYFYIEVPVQPLRKMLFDPETGQYVEVLIPQQAMSHSGLYPPSAAPYPSLHNPNMYAPAPQYMPYAAPPPPAHPQTEPHPPRYPEPSAAATMHPGGPGVSYRNLSAQGSKPEPQNHPPLDQSYLESMYYVPTGMNASPNTTPPDYYHKHPPNLPPTGGKRS, encoded by the coding sequence ATGGACAGCTGGACTCTCCAGGGGGACAGCTACTCCTTCCTGCGCACTGCGCCCCGTACTTTGTCCTTGTGTCACCGTGACGGTACCCCTAACCACGTTGAAATCTTTGACATCATTAACGTCCCAAATCAAAGCAGTGTCATTTCAGAGACCACCTGCCTGTGTGACATTTTTGGAGACGACTGTGAGCCACCCTCTCTTTCAAGCAACCCTGCTGTAGTGCCTCTTGTCCCTCCTcagagggaggtggaggggaCAGCTGCTGCATCACCCCTGGTGGATGATCTGAACGACTCGTCAGGTTCTTATCACACTGCACACGGCTCcagtgaaggagaggaaggcTTTGAAGATTCAGGAGAAAGGATTTACAGCCCCACTTTGCAGAGTGAGTCTTTgcaaaagacagagacagagggccCAGGTCTGAACTCTGGGTATCCAGAAGTTTCTGTGGACAGTAACCCAAATTTAGAACCAAAAAGCCAATCCCCCTTACCCAAGCTTAGTGCAGTTAGCCCATCATCTGAAGTTCTCACCAATGGTGAGAGAACCCCACCTCCTGGACATAACAGCTCCTTCACACTTAGTCCAGTTGGAAGTACATCATCCTCATCTTCTCCCTCAATTGAAAACAGATATTCAACATCACAACAGAATCCCAGGCAAGTTTATTCAGAAGATGAATTAAGTAGAATTACCCGTTCCCTCAATAATCCCTCATATCAGTGTTTATCTTCAAGTTCCTCCCCTCTGCCTATAAATTGTGTCAACTTATCCTCTGAATCATCAAATCCCCAATCTTTAGCTGAGGTCACAGTAGCACTAGTCTCACCTGAACCACAAAGCAACTACTTTAGTCAAAACAGAAGTCTTTTATCTGAGCCATCTGAGCCCACATTCAAAGATCTTTCTCCAGATCTTTCAGAATCAGACTTAAAATCTAGCGCCACCATTTCATCTCCTTTGCCTTCTTTCAGTGGTACAGAGTTATCACCCGTTTCAAGAGCTTCATCAGCTCAGTCTCCTGAGAGAGAAGGGTCCTACTCCCCTGATACCCAAGCATCATCTCCTTTTCCAGAGCTAAGAAGGAGGATCTCCTTGCCTGATCTATTCAGCCGAGGCTCTACCCCAGATAGAGAAGCTTCTTCTCAAACTCCTGAGCTGATTCCAAATCCTCCCACTGCAGGAAGAGACACGACTACTGAGTGCCAAGATACAAGGTTATTCACTGAACCCATCAGTACTGTGTCTACACCTGCCCCACAATATACACCTCCCTCACCTATCATTTCTACAGCAACATATCCTGACCTTGTGGAGAGTAGTGTCTCATCTGGAGTACGAAACACAGCTTCCTCACCTTGCCTGATTGGTGTTATTTCTCCAACTAAGACTGGATCAAGAAGTCCCTCTCCTGGCCCTTCTCATAGAATAAGACACCTTTCAACACCTTCTGAAATCGAGACGAAGGTGTCTTCACCTATAATAAGTTATAGTTTATCACCATCACCTGAAGTTACTTATAACTGCTCTCCCATAGAGCTCAGACATACTGGTCCCTCACCTGAAATCAAGATTACAGCATCTTCACCGGAGTTCAGTAGGAGAGAGCGTTCCTCTGAGTCGAAGTCAACATCGGCCTCTCCCCTCCAGGAGTCTTACTTTGGTTCGGCCTCATTGAGAAGCCTCACTTCATCCCCTCATATCACTGGAATTTCTTACTCTGTCATTCAGCCTGAGGACAGGGACAGTCCCCTATTTCCGGAACTCCAGCGTCTCTCCACCCCTGAGCCTGATAGGACACTTGTGTCCCCAGAAGCAAGCCTTACCACAAGCAGAAACAGTTTACTGAGCAGTATAGCAGAACCCACTGGTACACCAGAAGACTCTCCGCATATATCAGGCTTCTCAAGCTCTGTCCTGCAGCCTGAagtaacacaacaacacaggtaCCAAACATCTTCGCCAAAGCATTCAACATCCTCTCCTGAGGCAAGATTTCAAACCCCCTCACCTGACAAGTATCAAAGTCTTTCCCCCAGGGTTAGAAGTAGAGATCCATCACCAGTTGCCCCTTCTCCTGAGCTGAAGTATCATCAGCTTTCACCAGCAAACCTCTCTACAGTGAATAACCCTCATTATAAACAGCCCACCTCTCCTCTAAAAAATATACCTGATGTTGAGGAGAATTCCTCCTCAGCTGATTCTAGAGAAATTCTTTACACAACACATTCGGAAAAAGAGAGTGTGTCACCCTTCTTTGCATTGAACAGCGGAGAAAAATCAGTTGTGGCTGAAAACAAAAGCCGGTCACCAGTTGTTGCTGTTCATTCACCTGAATCTATTTCACCTTTCTTAGCTGAGGGAAAGATAGATAGTTTACCAAAACACCAaagctcagagagagaggaaacacctcctctctctgagGTTAAACAAACTATTTCTCAGAAAGAAGAAATTTATAACCTTCCTATTGGAATAAGGTCTCCTTCACCTAATCTGATCATATCTCAAGGTGGGACTCCAAACATTTCTGTTGTGCACAGTGCTGCTTCTAACTCCCCTCTACAAGGACTGGAAATCCCACAGCCTACATTCACTACCCTGAATTCTGAAAGCATCAGCTCATTTAAATCAGCTTGTACACCTGAGCACACAAGAAAACAGATCTCAAACCGTGTAAAACGTGAAAACAAATTGAGGTTAACAGAGGACATGGCCCACCATGAATACAGAAGGCGAACTCCCTCTCCCCCACTCACCAGGTTTACACCTGTCCACATCCTAGCCCCTGAAAAACCATACAGACACTGGCAGAACAGAAGCTGTAGCCCCTCTCAGGCTGTTACATCTTCAAATAGTGGTAATTTAAAGAAAGTGGTAACAAAAAGGGAAAGTCCCAATGTTGCCCCTATTGACAATAATAGCCAGGCTCACTGGGTCAGGCTAGGAGCACCACTGGAGATGGAGAAGCAAATACAACTGGAGGAAGATAGAGAAGTTGTTAGGGAAAGGCTCAAAGATAGGGAGATGGATAGAGAGCGAAAAAGGGAGGAGCAGGTTCTTGAAAAGGGGAAGGGTTGGCAGTGGGACGCCAGTTACAGAGGGGAACAGGCTGAGCTGTCATTCAATGCCAGGAATAGAAAAGGGCCTGCGACACGCAGAACAGCTCCCACAAGCAGAGAGATTCGTCAGGGACTGCCAACAGTGCAATCCTATTCAGAGAGCTTGCTTGCCACAAGACGACAACAGCAACACAGTCTGCTTTCTTCCCAACAAGATCCAAGGAGTGTTGGACCTAGCAGACGGATTCAACCTTCCGCTCTGCAGAGCAAGAAGACTACCCCAGGACGTGTGGCTTCAAACAGGCCCGGCCGGAGTTCCAGCTCCAGCATGGGAAGTGAGCTTGATGAGGCAGATAATGAAGTTAAGTGGTTAACAGATGTGGCTTTCAGCAGCCTGTCAAGCCCTGACATAGATTACCTTGACATGTACAACTCCAGCCACCGTTCCTCTACCAACATTTCTCAACCTTCTACACAGGAGAGCCCAGCTGGGGTCAATGCTGCCTGGCTTGCTTATGCTGACTTCAGGGGTTCTGCTCAAAAGCTAGATAATGATGAACTCTCCTTCCAGGAACCATATACATACTTCTCAGATGGCCTCGATCCATTAAGGCGCAATGAGTTGGGCAGCTTTGAGTGTGTAGATGTTGCTGTGGAAAGAGAAGACTCTAGGAAGGCGAGAAGAGGAGTGCCAAAGAGACAGATCCAactgaaaagaaagaataatGCTGAAGGGAAGCAAGATGAGAGCAGTGAAAATAGTAGTCCTGGGGTACCTATTATGACTGAAAGCCCCTCTCTAGAGAGTCATTCTAGTGAGACATGCATGAGACAGCATATTACACCAGCAGCAATGCAAGAATGCTACCCTTCTGAATGCAGTCCTGAGCCCAATCAACAACATGAAAGAAACTCCAAACTCCAGAAATCTGCTTCTCTGGATGAGTCATGTTCTAAAACCAAGTTGGCCACGTGTCTTATCAAAAGTGTGTTGTCCAAGAAGATGCAAAGTGTTGATGAACAACCGGATGAGCTGGTGGGTGAAGATATAAGCCCCTCCTTTGAGGAAAACAGCCCACCAACCGAGACTGTAGCATCATCGCTCAAAGAGTCCCCAAAACCTACTCTGAGTTCAAGTCTTCAGTCAGATTTCAGTATTTCATCTGAGATTCTTTCTGTGAAAGGAGAACCAAAAATAAAGGATGaagctaaaacaacaaaaagctttGGAGAGATTTCAAGTATTAGGACGagttcatcctgcagcagcagaagtgtGATTTTCTCACAGTCTGAGAGTGAAGATGCTGATTCTGAAAGCAGGAATGCGACCTCAAGATGTGAAAGTAAGTCAGAAGTGAAAGTTAATAGTAAACATTCAAGAACTGCAGTATTGAACGACAGTAAAACATGGGACGAAAAGGAGAGTGGTGAGTCAGCCAATGCCACTGCCAGGAATACAGTAGCTTCTTCTGTCACTAGAGCCACCAGCATGCAGGCCAGGATGACAAATAGAGACCAGGAATGTGAAAACACAGAGGACCATAAACAATTGCAACAGGGTGACAAGGGCGCatacacatcaaacacacaggcGATCACACTCAAAGctatggagaaaaagaaagcctCTCTAAATGTCTGCCTGACCCCTGAGGCTGACGACAGGCCCAGGGGTCCTTCACCAGATAAATCTTCccaaaaaaaggaggaaaggaaagaggcCGGTGTTGATGACAAAGTAGAGGAAGAAAATGATAGTAATCAAGTAAAGGTCCCCATTCACAAAGTAAGAGATGTGAGGCGGCTTGTAAAAAACACATATAATCTGTCCTTCAAGGCAACTGGTCCTATAGTGCCTTCAACTGCgaatgaagaaaagatgcaaCATTTTAATCAGGAGAAAATGGACAGAGTGAAAGAGGAAAGGATGGAAAAGGTTGAATCAGAgccagagaggagggaagacaGGGAAGAAGAGTTCAGGTTGCAGAGGAAAATGGAACAtaaagaggaagtgaaagaCTCAACCTTATCACTGCCtcttcagagaagaagaaatcctCTGTCTCGTCCTCAGCCAATGCAAATAGAATATAGGGCTGTGTGCTCTAAagatgagaaaaataaaatatcttgCAACAAGAAAGACTCAGGGAGCCTTGATGACAAATCTCAGGCTACTCCAAAACTTCCCATGGAGGTAAGCAGGGAATCACAGATGtcatcaaatgaaaacacacagaattaCTCAAGGAGAGACACAGCAACTTTGACTCCATGTCAAGATGATCAAAATATGGCGTCAGTGAGACAAGAGACTGTGACAATAATGGATAAAGTGACAGCCAATGAGGACAAACCTGttagaacagacagaaaaccTCCCATGCTGGGAAGTCTCCCCAGACAGCCCAGTAAGGAAAGAGAGGTGTCCACTGCTGTAGTGTTGATAAGGGATGGCTCCAGCAAGACCAAGGCATCTGCAACTTCAGTACATGAAGATATTTCTACAAAAAGCCAAGCCCCAGCTGCTTCGCCCTCACCTGGGCCTGCTACCCCTAGCAGTACCCCTGGTCACTCAGTTTCCATGCTATTAAAGGAAAAAGGCTACCAAGCAGACATTGGAGCGGTGGTAGGTGACAAGGAGAATGCAGCTGGAGGTAAAGGAGTTCCCCATAAGCATGTAAACTGCCTTGAGATCCCCCTTCAAGCTCCTTCTTCCTCAGATGAAGGTCAGATCCAGTATCACAGAGAAAGGACTTTTTCATCCTCTTCGAACATGTCTGGCCCCTCAGCAGCGTCTGAAAATGCGGACAGCCTAACAAAGACCACAGAAGATGAAGGGGTTAGCATGAAGCCTACAGTAAAGGATGCAGCTAAACAGAAAAGTGCTTCTCTGCTTTTGAGTATGCATGAGCAAACACGGCATCCTACCAAACAGAAGGAACTTGGAGATTTTGAAGCAGTGAAAAGACTTGATCCAACTTTTCCCCCAAGGTCCCCCGCTATAAGGAGAGTCAGACCTCATACAATCGAGGTTAAGTCATTGTCTAAAGATACACAAAAgcaagatatgtccacaaatcCTACAGGAAACAACAGACCTCAAACCATAGAAGTTAAATCAATAGCAAAAAATTCACAAAAGCCAGTTGTGCCTCCCAAACCAAGCTGCAAATTTAAACCTGCAGATTTTGGAGCAATACCAAATGATGCAGAGAGACCATCTGCAACAACATCCAATGTAAAGCCACAAGGTGAGGACAGGCCTCAAACAATAGTAGTGTCCTCACCCACAATCTATAGAAAAATCTCAAATGAGGCCACATCAACATCACACAGTACAAGAAAGCTAGCAGTGTCTGCAGTGTCTAGCATCAAACCTCCACCTTGCAAAACAACGGCCACCACCATCACCAATCTCTCAAATCAGTCATCAGCATCATCTGAGACAGATGCATCTACTGACAGAGATCAACTGCCAAGAGCCCCCCCTCAGAGCTCTAGTTATACGCAAAGAGCCACAACCTTGGTAGCTCAAACATCATCCACTGACCCAGGTTTAACCTCAGATCCCGAGGCAGTTTCTGATCCACATGCAAACCAAGTCCCTGCACCTGTCCCAGCTGGAGCCAACCAGCAAAACCAACCAGCTGTTGTGGATCAAGATATCCAACCACCACAACCCAGAACGGCACATGCTCATGAACAAGCTATGCCTGTAGCTTCAAGCAATACAAAACAACTGACTCCTTTTTCCACCACACAAGTGCCAGGATACACACACCAGACATACAGACGCTCACTCTCACATGAGCGCGCACACAGGACAGaagaaatgcatttttatgCCTCAGATGATCCTCCTAGTTACGATGACAGAGAAAGCTTCAGTCCTCTAATGCTCCCAGATCTGACCACCAGGAGGACAAATCGATACCAACCCTCCACCCgccctcctccctgctcctgcACTGCTGGCTGCCCTTCCCACCCTGGTCTCACTCCCCCTCACCGCAGCCCCCATAACCTCACCCCTCCTGCCCCTACACACTCTCCTGGCCAGGCACTACCCTACCCAGTTGCTCAGCCCCCTCTCCGTTCACACCAGTGCAGACCTGACCCTCAGCCAATGACCTATCAGCCTGGTTCTCCAAAATCAAGTCCACTTGGTCCATGTCAGCCACCAGTCATGTATCAGCCTCTTCACCATCCTCCTCCCTGTCCTCCCCACCCCTCACTAATGCATGCTTGCCCTGCGGAACGTACATTGCAACCATCTCAGCACATTGACCCTCGAAGAGCCCCTGTCCACAGATCCCCCCAGCAACAGCCTCCCGGTATGGCTGGGGCTCCTTACAGTGATCCTGTCCATGGCCACTCTCCTGGCCTTCCACCTATGGATCCCCAGTATCTTTGTGGCCCTCAAAGCCTGGGGCCCTCCTATGGCTCTGACTACGGGGGTGACAGCTCCAGTTTATACTCAGAGAGCACTTATGGACAAGCACCTCGCAGAGTGCTCCTGGATCCTGAAACAGGGAAGTACTTTTATATTGAGGTGCCTGTTCAGCCACTGAGGAAAATGTTGTTTGACCCAGAGACTGGCCAATATGTGGAAGTGCTCATCCCACAGCAAGCAATGTCACATTCAGGCCTGTATCCTCCCTCAGCAGCTCCCTACCCATCTCTCCACAACCCCAACATGTATGCCCCTGCTCCACAGTACATGCCCtatgcagctcctcctccccCAGCTCACCCCCAGACTGAACCTCATCCACCTCGGTATCCGGAGCCCTCTGCTGCAGCAACAATGCACCCAGGTGGACCTGGGGTCAGCTACAGGAATCTCTCTGCTCAGGGGTCCAAGCCAGAGCCCCAGAACCATCCACCACTGGACCAGAGCTACCTAGAGAGTATGTATTATGTCCCTACAGGGATGAATGCAAGCCCCAATACAACCCCACCAGACTATTACCACAAACATCCCCCTAACCTACCCCCAACGGGGGGGAAAAGATCCTGA